From a single Nostoc sp. MS1 genomic region:
- a CDS encoding PQQ-dependent sugar dehydrogenase — protein sequence MKVSRLFVLSVFLFMTTAACNQTSASLENSSQEASTPSAQLAQNSTQGKNLIPTQTFSPQPIRINLQNLPAPFATDSASKSPQVVSIPQKPVLKVPPGFTVKVFADNLDAPRWLALTPSGDVLVTETRQNRIRLLRDTDGDGVADVRQTFASAKNGLNIPFGMAFAGNSFFLGNTDAVLQFPYSQGQQQLTGTGKKIADLPGGGYNQHWTRNVVASPDGDKLYVSVGSRSNVDEEELPRASVQVMNLDGSQKQTFAFGLRNPVGLDFHPITKELYTTVNERDGIGDDLVPDYFTRIRQGEFYGWPYAYLTPKNLDPRQKTGDKSKRPDLAARTLTPDVLFQAHSAALGVQFYDGKTFPQKYRNGAFVAFRGSWNRDRGTGYKVVFVPFNAQGRPQGYYEDFLTGFLLDPSVPTTWGRPVGLLVLPDGSLLVTEESNNRIYRIQYTGS from the coding sequence ATGAAGGTTTCTAGGCTTTTTGTGCTGTCTGTGTTTCTATTCATGACTACAGCAGCCTGTAACCAGACTAGCGCCTCATTAGAAAATTCTTCTCAAGAAGCATCTACACCTTCGGCTCAACTGGCACAAAATTCTACACAGGGAAAAAACCTCATCCCCACACAAACGTTTTCGCCCCAGCCTATCCGCATCAACTTACAGAATTTACCAGCCCCCTTTGCCACAGACAGCGCCTCTAAATCACCACAAGTAGTATCCATCCCCCAAAAACCAGTCCTGAAAGTTCCCCCCGGATTTACAGTTAAAGTATTTGCCGACAATTTGGATGCACCACGTTGGTTGGCGCTAACTCCTAGCGGAGATGTTTTAGTCACAGAAACAAGACAAAACCGGATTCGCTTGTTACGCGATACTGATGGTGATGGAGTAGCCGATGTCCGCCAAACCTTTGCTAGTGCCAAAAATGGGCTAAATATTCCCTTTGGGATGGCTTTTGCTGGCAATTCCTTCTTTTTAGGTAATACCGATGCAGTCTTACAGTTTCCCTATAGTCAAGGACAGCAACAACTCACTGGCACTGGTAAAAAAATAGCTGATCTTCCTGGTGGTGGTTACAATCAACACTGGACTCGTAACGTTGTAGCCTCACCTGATGGAGATAAATTATACGTTTCCGTTGGTTCCCGTTCTAATGTGGATGAAGAAGAACTACCAAGGGCTTCTGTACAAGTGATGAATTTAGACGGTTCTCAAAAACAGACCTTTGCCTTTGGCTTACGCAACCCCGTCGGACTTGACTTTCATCCTATAACAAAAGAACTTTATACTACGGTCAATGAACGGGATGGAATTGGGGATGACTTAGTTCCAGACTACTTCACACGCATTCGCCAGGGTGAATTTTACGGCTGGCCTTATGCTTATCTAACACCAAAAAACCTCGACCCCCGACAAAAAACTGGCGATAAAAGTAAACGCCCAGATTTAGCCGCCCGTACCCTGACCCCAGATGTATTATTTCAAGCACACTCAGCCGCTTTAGGGGTACAATTTTATGATGGTAAGACTTTTCCCCAAAAATATCGTAACGGAGCTTTTGTAGCTTTTCGGGGTTCATGGAACCGCGATCGCGGTACTGGTTACAAGGTTGTATTTGTTCCCTTTAACGCCCAAGGACGACCACAAGGCTACTACGAAGATTTTCTTACTGGATTTTTACTTGACCCTTCTGTACCAACAACTTGGGGACGACCAGTAGGTTTATTAGTCTTACCTG